Sequence from the Candidatus Margulisiibacteriota bacterium genome:
GGTTTCGGTGTTGCATTCCATCACGCAGGCGCTCGGCGTTTCGCTGGCGGAGTTTTTTCAAAAAGTAGAAACTTATAAATCCAGACTATAATATTGTTTTACGGTCAATGCTAGAGCATATCCGTATTGCCCTTAAAAAATATTATCCCACAGCCCGCTCATACTCTTTTCGCAAATAACTTTTCGGTACGAGTGTGCGGATATTATCCCAGGGCAATTCCTTATCGATATCTATCGCCCGCAAAAAATATTCCAGCTTATATCCGCATTGCGCCAAAGCCTGCAGCCAGAGATCGTATTTGAAATGCTCCTGCCAGGCATCGTAACAGCAGCCCAAACGGTACGCCGCCAAAATAACCGCGCCAGTTTCGCGGCCAGAGCGGCTCAAGACCGCTTCGATCGCCGAGGACTCCGCCCGATGATAGCGGAATTGCACGCGGCGGGAATGGAGATTTTGTTTAATTAAACTTTGTTTGCGTTTAATTTCCTCCGGCGGATCTACCGCCGCCCACTGAAAAGGCGTATGCGCTTTAGGCACAAAATTAGACGCGCTGATCGTCAGGGTAAAATTTCTAGTCTGCTTATTTTCATTCAGGATCTTCTCCGCCAGCTCCGGTATGGCCAGCACATCGACGTCAGTTTCGCCGGGCAGGCCGAGAATAAAATACAGCTTCAAAGAACGGATGCCGCTGCCGACGGCGATGCGCGCGGCCTGCAAAATATTTTCCTCGGTCATTTCTTTATGAATAATATCGCGCAGCCGCTGCGTGCCGGCTTCCGGCGCGATAGTCACGGTGCTGCGGCGGACTTTTTGGGTCTCGGCCAGCAGGCGCGCGGAAATACTCTCCGTGCGCAGAGACGGCAGAGAAATATTTATTTTTTGCGCGGCGTATTTTTGATTGAGCGCACAGACCAGCTCCTCGATCTGCGGATAGTCCGTCGCCGTCAGCGACAACAGGGAAATTTCCGCATAGCCGCTTGCGGACAGGCCGGTCTCCGCGTCGCGCAAAACAGCCTCGAGCGGACGCGGACGCAAAGGCCGCCAGGTAAAACCCGCCTGACAAAAACGGCAGCCGTGCAGACAGCCGCGCATGATCTCTAAAACCAGGCGATTGTGCACCGTGTCGATATAGGGAATTATCGTCTTGACCGGATTGTTTAATTGGCGCAAATCTCTAATATAATTTTTCGTCGTCTGATTGCGCAGCGCGGGAAGATAAATGCCGGGGCGCGGCAGAGCGGCCAGATATTCCAGCTTGGCCGGACGCGGCAGCTTTTTAAAATCCGGCCTGGCCAGCGCGCGCAAAAAATCCTCGAACAGCTCCTCGCCTTCGCCGACCAGCACGACATCCAAAAAATCCGCCAGCGGCTCGGGATTGAAAGCGCAGGGGCCGCCGGCAAAAATCAGGGGGCTGTCCTCGCCGCGTTCTCTGGCCAGCAAAGGGATCCGCGCGCGGTCTAAGAACAAAAGCAGATTAGTGTAGGTCAGTTCGTGCTGCAACGAAAAACCCACCGCGTCAAAATCTTTAACCGGCCGCCGCGACTCCAGCGCAAACAACGGCCAGTTTTTTTCCTGCAGGGCTGCCAGCATATCGTCTTCCGGCAAAAAAGCGCGCTCCACCGCGGCTTCCGGCAAAGCGTTGCCGCGAAAATACAAAATATTCAAACCCAGATTGGACATGCCGATCTCGTATTTGTCGGGATAACAAAGGCAGCAGGAAACCGCAAAATCTTTTTTTTGTATAGAGTTTTCTTCCTGGCCGATATACTGCGCCGGGTTGCGCACTGTCCGCAGCGTTTTTTTCAATTCCCGCAGGTCTGGCATGTCAGGCCGCCAGCACTTCACGGACAAATCTGTGATTGAAAACATGCCCGGACTTATAGACAAAAAATTCCGCCTGCGGCAACGCGCCCGCCGCCGCGATATCGCCGATAAAATCCAAAATTTTATGCCGGACTAATTCATCGGGGAAACGCAAAGCCGTGGAAAAACCCCGGGCGGAAATCACGACGGCGTTCTGCAGCGACGCGCCCTGCGCTTTGTTCCGCGCCAGCAGCCACTCCAGCTCTTCCTGAAAACCATATGTCCGCGCCGGCGCGATATACCGCATGTAATCGTCCCGCGCCAGATCAAAGCTGCCCAGGTCTGTCTGCGCCTGCGGATTGTCGTAATCCAGCAAAAAATTCACTTTGAAATTTTCGGCGGGCAGCGCCAAAATAAACTTTCCTTCGGCAACTAATTTTTGGGGGCCGGCGATCCGCAAAAGACGCCTGGGCTTATCCTGTTCCCGCAGACCAGCGGCCAGGATCTGTTCGGCTATAAATTTAGCCGAGCCGTCTTTGATCGGCGCTTCAATGCCGTCGATCTCGATCAGCGCGTTATCCACACCTAAGCCCGCCAAAGCGGAAACCAAATGCTCCACCGTCTGCACCGAACTGCCGTCAGAAAAAATCACCGCGGTGCCGCGCTCATCTCCGCGCACATTGGGATAAAAATATTTGCTGGTCAGTGTTGAACTGCGAAAAATCAAACCGCTGTCCGCCTTGAGCGGCGAAATAATAACTTCCGCAAATCTAGCCGTGTGAATGCCGTAACCGTTGAAAACGATCTGCCGCGCCAGCGTTTTTTGTCTCATGCCGCAATTATAACAGCAACACTACAAAATTCCGTTGATCGTCATCGTCAACACGCCGCAAAAAGGATGCGCCTCGTCGTCATTGCCGTCACCATCTATGTCAACTTTGGAGGAATTGCGCACCAGATTGACCGCCATCAGGCTGAAGTACATTTTGTTGGTTGTGTAAATACGCAGGCCAAAATTGGCGTTGTATTTATTGTCCTCATAAGCCAGCGCGTCCGCCACCCAGGAAACTTCTTCGCTGGTAAACAACTCGCCGCCGGCCAGCAGCGAAGCCCGCAGTTCTTTTTCCGGCTCAATGTAGCGGCCAGCAGCGCCCATGCTTATTGAATGTCCGCCCAC
This genomic interval carries:
- a CDS encoding radical SAM protein, with the protein product MFSITDLSVKCWRPDMPDLRELKKTLRTVRNPAQYIGQEENSIQKKDFAVSCCLCYPDKYEIGMSNLGLNILYFRGNALPEAAVERAFLPEDDMLAALQEKNWPLFALESRRPVKDFDAVGFSLQHELTYTNLLLFLDRARIPLLARERGEDSPLIFAGGPCAFNPEPLADFLDVVLVGEGEELFEDFLRALARPDFKKLPRPAKLEYLAALPRPGIYLPALRNQTTKNYIRDLRQLNNPVKTIIPYIDTVHNRLVLEIMRGCLHGCRFCQAGFTWRPLRPRPLEAVLRDAETGLSASGYAEISLLSLTATDYPQIEELVCALNQKYAAQKINISLPSLRTESISARLLAETQKVRRSTVTIAPEAGTQRLRDIIHKEMTEENILQAARIAVGSGIRSLKLYFILGLPGETDVDVLAIPELAEKILNENKQTRNFTLTISASNFVPKAHTPFQWAAVDPPEEIKRKQSLIKQNLHSRRVQFRYHRAESSAIEAVLSRSGRETGAVILAAYRLGCCYDAWQEHFKYDLWLQALAQCGYKLEYFLRAIDIDKELPWDNIRTLVPKSYLRKEYERAVG
- the lpxC gene encoding UDP-3-O-acyl-N-acetylglucosamine deacetylase yields the protein MRQKTLARQIVFNGYGIHTARFAEVIISPLKADSGLIFRSSTLTSKYFYPNVRGDERGTAVIFSDGSSVQTVEHLVSALAGLGVDNALIEIDGIEAPIKDGSAKFIAEQILAAGLREQDKPRRLLRIAGPQKLVAEGKFILALPAENFKVNFLLDYDNPQAQTDLGSFDLARDDYMRYIAPARTYGFQEELEWLLARNKAQGASLQNAVVISARGFSTALRFPDELVRHKILDFIGDIAAAGALPQAEFFVYKSGHVFNHRFVREVLAA